The following is a genomic window from Benincasa hispida cultivar B227 chromosome 7, ASM972705v1, whole genome shotgun sequence.
taagttaaatTAGCATAACTAATAGTTGTAATCTTAATGCAtctccttcatcttcttccctttcttaaTCTTTCGGATTTTATTCTTGGAGCAACTACCATGCTCTTCCAACTCCTTAATGCGCTTACGAAgtgcttcattttcatcaacagAGATCCTCTCTTAATGACTTGAAAAGGTTCAAGATAAAAACtggtatatatatttctaatatTTATTTCAAGATGGAAAAAGATAAACTAACAAAGATCCTTTCTCAATGGTTCAAACCAAACTAAATTCTACAAAATAGTCAGTTGCATAATAAAGAGTTACAAGGTCAGCTAATTcaatattcaaactcattttgaaagaaaatcatAATTCCAACTTTCAGCCATAATCATAACATAAGAAATTGGGGGAAAACTATTATCAGGAGTGTAGTTTCACAAAGCATAAGCCGTAAATAACCCTGATGTGCACTTTAGCTTTATTTATGACCCTTGAGAAATACAACTACGGTTTTGTAATAGCGGGATTGGTGATGTTATTACTATTAAGAGTAAAACATTGACAACAAAGCTTAAATAATTGATGCCAAAGCTGTTAAAAAAAGGAAGAGTGACATCCATGTTACCTCTTGCTTTGGGAAATTTGGTAGTTCATATGCTACAAGTATACAGCTTATCATTTAGGTTAATCTTAGTTTCAAGCAATCCCCAGTTCCCTATTCAGGTAGTCAATAAACATCCTCTTGGCGCTCTCTGCATCAGAAGGTGGCGGCGATCCGCTTAAACTAGTTTTCCCTGTTAGTTTAATGAAAGTTCTCCATAGTCTCCGAAGCTTCGACAGCAGACGACACCACGGGCAGCGGACGACCCACCAGATGACACCACCGGCAGCAAACGACCACAGACGACAACACTGACGGACTAGAGAAATGCGGACGGTGGCGACTAAGAGAAATGCGGACGGCCAAGGGTTTGGGGAAGGAgagaaatagagaaaatgaaattataaatttaaggcTTTTcaataaagtaagaaaaaatattattaggtaattttttatatatattttacttgacactaaaaaaatgtcaagtaagaccttatattacttgacacgaaaatcgtGTCAAGTTAAAGTTCGCGTGAAAATGTCCAaaatattccgtcaatctctacttttttaacccttttatttgacattttttcgtcaaaattatattacttgacatttttccacagaaacgtcaagtaattaaaaactacaagtatcaagtaatgtagattttgtagtagtatGAGACCCCAATTATTGCCAATAATTTTGAGTTAAAACCTTGTTTAATTCAGATGGCATGAGACCTTGCAATCAGGGGAACTCCACATGAAGATCCACAAAAGCATATCCGCTCTTTCTTTGAAATTAGCGGGACGGTAAAGATAAATGGAGTCTCTTTTGATTTCATTAGACTGAGATGATTTCCCTTTTCTATGCAGAACAAGGCGAAAGATTGGCTGGAGTCACTTACAACGAGAAGCATAACAAAATGGGATGAGTTAGCTCAACCTTTCTGAATAAATTCTTGTGAAAACAAGCAGGCTGAGAACAAAAATTAACACATTCATGCAGAGAGAGGACGAGCAGTTATTCGAGGCATGGGAGCGCTATAAGGAGTTATTGCAGAAGTGTCCCTAGCATGGATACTCTGACTGGTTACAAATCCAGTTGTTCTACAATAGGTTGACCAGTACAACAAAATCCATCTTGGATGCTGCTTTAGGTGGCTCAATTTTTGCAAAAACTATTGATGCTGCTCAAGCATTATCGGAGGACATAGCTGCCACGAGCTATAATTAGCCCTCAGAATGATCTTCATCTAGAGTGGGTGGAGTTTATGAACTCGAGGAGTTAAATGCTTAAATGCGTAAATGGCTACTTTGACTAATGCCATTAATCTTTTGTCCACAGGTACCCAACCATCGATTGCATCGATGGCAGCTTTTAATGCACTCACTTCATGGGAAGTACCTAACCTTAAGTAGGCAAATTATGTGCGCCAAgtgaattaatttcaaaaagcTCATCAAAATTCTTATCGATGAACCAACCCTCTCATTATCACTCAGATTTGTGCAATCATGAGAATTTTTCATATGCTAACAATAAGAATGTTTTGCAAGCACCTCcagatttttataaaaagaaaccaTTTGTGGAGGCTTTGCTTGGGGATTTCATAAAGGAGTTAAGGAGTAGAACCAATTTCTTGGAGAGCACAGTAACGAGTCATGGGAAAGCTATCCAGAAACTTAGGTTTAGGTTAGCCAGATCGCTGCTACATTGAATACTATGAACAAAAGAGTTTTCCCTAGCCATACGGAGAAAAACCCAAGGGAAGAGTGCAAATCAATAACGTTGAGAAGTGGGAAAAATATTGTGCATTCCGTGATAGACCAGATAGAGGAACATGTGGTATCGAgtctgaaggaaatcgatcacgaggatttccatgagcagcggaaagatcattccaaaatttatcatatatgaactttacaaattaGAGTAAAAAATAGAAACACACGGTTATGAaatcaatacagaaattacagcatgaaactaCAAATGATTAAGGAGAAAtctctacacacatttgtagacttgtctccatgctccttgatcacgaatgctcgaacacaacaaccttgaacgctcgaacaacacgatcGCTATGCAGCACGAACACCACAAACTTGAACTCAGCGATCACCTTGGTCACAAACACCCTAATAGCACGAACAGCCTCTACAGAACCTCGACGacgtcaagttgagtatgataccaacaagaaggctaccttggtattctcgatgtgagaatccaatgggtgggctctgtgtggacttggtttgaggcagaagatggATGattcaacaatcgtgtaaacgattgagcaagtgggagatgggtgaaacctatcgtataggttgatgcccaattgtttagcaaaagctaagcaatcgtctagcaaaagctaaacgatcgttttgcTCATCGCTTAGTTTCGTGTCTATCACCTACAAaacactatatgatcgtttagctcgctccAAGTTATCaattagtaaatcttatttacttgacaacttctgtgAGATTCTTTTCcgagagaaaaatctcaaaaatttttttgtcaaaacttccaaaaattaggaaattttttttccttttatctcatggttaccatgaaccaccaataacctctcactcaattgattattagagaaaaagaattaattatccaataattaatattattataaatataaatgataaccaacttatcatactatatttataacctatagttttaatatttcatctcatgaaacatataaaccatagttctttttcttttccatggtatttatgtaaatctcatttacattaatcctctattagatgtatctcatacatcataccgatcatatcatatataatcgaattacctcttgtcaatttgaacatttcaaatcaaacaccaagaactgatcctcatctgaatccattgagctaccaaaccttatagacctgtagctcgaagctccaacggtatgtgaataactgactaacactttagtcacgagatcacCATCCGTAAACttccagacactccactaaagaccaacaactaaactctccttaccacagatatattatgtgtccatcttaaccaatcaacagtgcgagaacccttcacagatcgctcgtaagtacagctgggccaataaccgttatgcctctgtcgttacatataactccttaagtaccactgatccttctaatgaacattagtcatagtcctactatgactgaatcctctcttccaaagagaagctgtggccactatgttcaagcccgaaatcagcccttaagggagcaatctctctaattatccctgcttcgggaaagaagtgaattccatcttatggattgagtttccagctctcaGATCAGATAAGTCCTCCAAaaagtaggcatattgagttggcaatctggccactcccaccatactaatcaaatgaccgccctcaaaggcaggagttcctaaaacacttaggattgaggtcgtgtcacctttggtcgtttaggtgagatgtaagtctctagtatcaacgacgctATATACAGAGTCTCGTCATCTCGTGgtcctggtcttatacaaactctttgtataggacaccctcgctcgcatgtctccacatgaatagtcaggatttaccatctgtagtagtttacaacacttgcaaacctctatgaagcgggccgtatccgtagtgtcaccaggatcaggtatcccatcttaattcttatactacatacttatttaggttatcacttaaggcatgatccatttatatatcacatatacatgcttaagttcacataagataaccaaggagctttgtttattggatatgagtaaataccagaatgaaataacatttattttattcattaactaatgtgtatcattacaaacaacaggactctgggagaattaggacaccaatcccaacaattaaGTCCTTCAACTGGTAATGTGAATCAAGGGAAAAAGGATGATGTTCCTATATCATCTAAATCAGGGAGTAATTCTGAACCTTCATCTGTAGTATTGAATAAAATCGCTTTCTcaaaaagaaattgaatgataaatttgttaaatttttgGATATTTTTAAGAAGCTTCACATTAATATTACTTTTACAAATGTGTTGGAACAAAGGCCAACTATGTGAAGTTCATGAAGGAAATGTTGTCTTCAAAGAAGAAGTTCAAAAAGTATGAGACGGTTAGCTTAAATGAGGAATGCAGTGCTATATTGCAAAAGAAGCTATCGCAAAAATTAAAGGATCTTGGGAGTTTTATGATTCCTTGCACTATAGGGAGTCTGATGGTAAATAAGGCCTTATGTGATTTAGGAGCCTCAACTAATCTAATGCCTTTATCTTTGTTCAGGAAACTGGACATAGGAGAGGTACAGTCGACGATGATCTCATTACAGTTGGCAGATCGTTCTCTCACTTACCCTCGTGGTGTAGTAGTGGATGTTCTGGTTAAAGTCAGTGATTTCATCTTCCCAACATATTTTGTGGTCCTAGACATGGAAGAAGATGTTGAAATTCTCATCATTCTTAGACGACCATTCCTAGCCATGGGCAGAGCTTTGATTGATGTTTATGATGGCAAGCTTACATTTCGAGTGAATGATGAAGAGGTAAAATTCAACATCTTTTGTTCTTCAAAACCCAATGAACCTTTAAGTTTGTGCCAAGAGATCAACAAAGTAGATGGTAGACATTCTGAACAATCTCTTGTTAAaggaaagggaaaggaaaagGTAAGTTGTTCTGAACAATCTCTAAAGGAAAGTACAGTAAATTTTCTCGAATATATTCGTAAGGGAGATATTAAGCTGGTGGATGAAGGGTGAGAAGATTATACTTATTCTGATAACTGTTCTTCGACTATTTTTTATGTCAATGTCAATGCGagagaaaattatatatttcagGTGTTACTGTGTATGGAATGATGAAGCCACCTTGAAAGTTGTCTAAATTAGAGACCTGGTCAAACTAAAAACGTTAAACTAAGCGCTTCTTGGGAGGCAACTCAAGTGTTCTAGTTTTAATTCagttttgattttatttgttatttgatttattttaaggatagagagccacctcattattattttgttttgatccTCAGGTTGGAGAGGATGCTCAAGTGTTTTCAAGCACCCGCTCATCATCCAGATTCGTGAATCCCTGCTCATTACCCAAACTTGTATCACTTATCTATTGTGTGATCGTTTTAGATGTTATGCATTGAGGACAATGCATATTTTTAAGTTTGGGATATGGGGACATACTTTATGCTTGAATCTTGTGCTTTTATGCATGTTGTTTTGAGTTGATTGTTTTATGCATGTTATTGTTGATTTtgaggaaaaattgaaaattttgaaaaagagttggTTTTGGTTAGGAAGAATATTGAGACTGATTGAATTTTGTTCTTTGGTTGCTTTCTTTTACTATGATGGTTTATGAGTCACTCATGATGTAAGTCATGCTTGAGTGTTCTTTATTCTGAGTTCCTCTTTGTATCCTCTGTTATATTAAGCACGAACCACTTTAATTTAGAACCCCTAACTGAATAAAGCATTAATTTAAGTCAATTTGGTTATCACCTCGAAAGGCCTTACTTGTTAGAGAGTGTCTTGCATGATGGTTTGTAATGTTAGACTAAGAGTGAAGAAAAAACTATTGTTATTGCCattgaaacaaaaaatgaaaagaagagTATACTTGTAtgcttaaaagaaatatatttttcttattgtaaacTTGTAATGTGTATGCATGGATGGGGGTAAAAAGAGCTGCCTTTGCTATGATCAGTTAGGATACCTAGGAATTGACTAGGTATGGTTCCCTGTAGTGGATGTGTGAAAGGTAGTGCCCCTAGGTAAAATGATGCAAGTTTAGGGCCCTTTtgctgttaaaaaaaaaaaaaaacagaaataaGGTACCTTAATGGACATATTACTTCCTTGAGTGTGGTGATGCTTGATGATTGACGCTTCAGCTAGATTAAGGGGAAAACTGACAAGATGTTGAAAGGACAAGATGTTCTTGACAAGATGCATGGTGAAAAGCAAAGTTTTAAGTTTGGACTAGCAAACTTaaagttttaagttttaa
Proteins encoded in this region:
- the LOC120081133 gene encoding uncharacterized protein LOC120081133 yields the protein MKEMLSSKKKFKKYETVSLNEECSAILQKKLSQKLKDLGSFMIPCTIGSLMVNKALCDLGASTNLMPLSLFRKLDIGEVQSTMISLQLADRSLTYPRGVVVDVLVKVSDFIFPTYFVVLDMEEDVEILIILRRPFLAMGRALIDVYDGKLTFRVNDEEVKFNIFCSSKPNEPLSLCQEINKVDGRHSEQSLVKGKGKEKVSCSEQSLKESTVNFLEYIRKGDIKLVDEG